The following coding sequences lie in one Pseudoxanthomonas sp. SE1 genomic window:
- a CDS encoding glycine zipper 2TM domain-containing protein, which produces MNTPRLLLSLGLMSMMSATAAQTYGPEDEGRRFNDGSKVVCKNVEVQKNSKDPNRVAGTAIGAVVGGLLGNQVGSGSGKKVATVGGAVAGGAIGRKVQGNSQEDKGDRIVERRCERVYR; this is translated from the coding sequence ATGAACACCCCTCGCCTCCTGCTGTCGCTGGGCCTGATGTCGATGATGTCGGCCACTGCAGCGCAGACGTATGGCCCGGAAGACGAAGGCCGCCGTTTCAACGACGGCAGCAAGGTCGTCTGCAAGAACGTGGAAGTGCAGAAGAACAGCAAGGACCCCAATCGCGTGGCGGGCACCGCCATCGGCGCGGTCGTGGGCGGCCTGCTGGGCAATCAGGTCGGCAGTGGCAGCGGCAAGAAAGTCGCCACTGTCGGCGGCGCTGTGGCCGGCGGCGCCATCGGCCGCAAGGTGCAGGGCAACAGCCAGGAAGACAAGGGCGACCGCATCGTGGAACGCCGTTGCGAGCGCGTGTACCGCTAA
- a CDS encoding FecR domain-containing protein, whose amino-acid sequence MATPLFPPGTSAATREAAHWHVMQREGALGPDDQQRFMAWLVASPVHLREYLAIARVAAEIGDAVRGLPADAAVPGVRDNVVPLPLRPARPRAARAPPRRLPRIATAAALLLGIGIAVHAALPSTRHYIAAQGAPRMVTLEDGTVMHLNAESDVTVTVGLLRRRIELARGQASFVVAADRRPFTVHAAGLEVRDIGTTFDVSLQRDQARFGVAEGRIHVVDRAGKGRLLADLAAGQSARVAYADHHVSVVQEDVAAMTAWWQRRVVFRDEPLRDIADRFNRMNTVRLRVDDSEAGALRLTGNLRADDLASLRAFLDEQPTLTVSADAREIRVRSRRAPVHGPW is encoded by the coding sequence ATGGCCACGCCCCTGTTCCCGCCCGGCACGTCCGCCGCCACCCGCGAAGCCGCGCACTGGCACGTGATGCAGCGCGAGGGCGCGCTGGGCCCGGACGACCAGCAGCGTTTCATGGCATGGCTGGTGGCCTCGCCCGTGCACCTGCGCGAATACCTGGCCATCGCCCGGGTCGCCGCCGAGATCGGCGATGCCGTGCGTGGACTGCCGGCGGACGCCGCCGTACCGGGCGTACGCGACAACGTCGTTCCGCTGCCCCTGCGCCCGGCGCGTCCACGCGCCGCGCGCGCACCACCGCGGCGCCTGCCGCGCATCGCGACCGCCGCTGCCCTGCTGCTCGGCATCGGTATCGCGGTGCATGCGGCGCTGCCTTCGACGCGCCACTACATCGCCGCGCAGGGTGCCCCACGCATGGTCACGCTGGAAGACGGCACGGTGATGCACCTCAACGCGGAAAGCGACGTCACCGTGACCGTCGGCCTGTTGCGCCGGCGCATCGAACTGGCGCGCGGCCAGGCGAGTTTCGTGGTCGCCGCGGATCGCCGCCCGTTCACCGTGCACGCCGCCGGACTGGAAGTGCGCGACATCGGCACCACCTTCGACGTGTCGCTGCAGCGCGACCAGGCGCGCTTCGGCGTGGCCGAGGGCCGCATCCACGTGGTCGACCGCGCGGGCAAGGGACGGCTGCTCGCCGACCTCGCCGCCGGACAGTCCGCGCGCGTGGCCTATGCCGACCACCACGTCAGTGTGGTGCAGGAAGATGTCGCGGCCATGACGGCGTGGTGGCAACGGCGCGTCGTGTTCCGCGACGAACCGCTGCGCGACATCGCCGACCGCTTCAACCGCATGAACACCGTGCGGCTGCGCGTGGACGACAGCGAAGCCGGTGCGCTGCGCCTGACCGGCAACCTGCGCGCGGACGATCTTGCCTCGCTGCGCGCTTTCCTTGACGAACAACCCACGCTCACCGTGAGTGCCGATGCGCGCGAGATCCGCGTGCGTTCGCGCCGTGCGCCCGTGCACGGCCCGTGGTGA
- a CDS encoding TonB-dependent receptor, translated as MRRILALSIALALQAATANVAAQQATVATDAIPPQSLDSALNALSRQTGLQFVYTAQAGNPRTRAVPAGLSSDQALAQLLQGTGLRYRYLNTSTVTIEVDTPATPVPSPAPAPAAAAPAPTPSAQAVDAQDLESVTVVGSYSRSLEQAVDIKRYNVGFSDSIVATDVADFPEQNLAEALQRMPGVTIERNKGMGSKVNVRGLPSEYTHVSINDLATASGSGGRDVEFDLFASEIIQQVTVQKSPTAADEEGGIAGSVKISTARPFDYSDRKLVFSAEGAHNSISEETDPKFAFLASDTWGDWGALVSFAHAQRTNRTDSTSGINFRPLSRFLGASGTRGSQAEAVVERDTGWTIDNRADTAESNLIIFQDKVGDRVYLNDQEKWGATASLQYRPSSTFSLTFDAMVGGYDTTEDEYDAAAYSASSRSTLETIHEYDDTTLSEYGMLVLRDVSYTATQHEFLSKERINKTDYGQYSLALDWNNDLWDVEAMAGYSGAEKTLDYSNLKHVAYAPSRTRWTGRSGETIPSASSAGFDMYASPERYLFEAYETTLEKIDDDKYAAKLDVTRKLDLPFLPALRSVQFGGRYTDRSKERQYGELKITGPGPGDTSWVNTRTLADSPLQWIGDIVPGGAYSVKDLDWQQVSNDFARGYFRYPGFATPFDDAQYYRVDEEVAALYAMTNFDFTLGRVPVTVNAGARYVDTSVVSFGYHPVQNPDGSTGYTDTPVSSDGGYTDVLPSFNLTAELADGLLLRAAGSETLIRPALTDVAYKRTASWSSFRFTDGNPDLKPTYAKQWEIGLEKYLDNGGLLAASYFRKKIDGVVVNALTGVVEDVAVYNANGTLNGYYDFDVYQPVNASGSYDVDGIELIANLPLSALHASLDGFGINANYTMLDSSLAGESDLGIRTPMPGLAEKTWNLTAYYENQHFDARVSYNHKDEYVESIGYNMYPIWRDAYGQLDVSIGYRISDHLKLSLKGINLTDEVTSGYTMDPSFPTMYEKSGRRISLGLRADF; from the coding sequence ATGCGCCGAATCCTCGCCCTTTCCATTGCTCTTGCCCTGCAGGCTGCGACCGCCAACGTCGCCGCCCAGCAGGCGACCGTCGCGACCGACGCCATCCCGCCGCAATCGCTCGACAGTGCACTCAATGCACTCTCGCGCCAGACCGGCCTGCAGTTCGTCTACACCGCACAGGCCGGCAATCCCCGCACGCGCGCCGTGCCCGCCGGCCTGTCTTCGGACCAGGCGCTCGCGCAGTTGCTGCAGGGCACCGGCCTGCGCTACCGCTACCTCAACACCAGCACCGTCACCATCGAAGTCGACACCCCCGCAACGCCCGTCCCGTCGCCTGCGCCCGCGCCGGCTGCCGCAGCCCCTGCACCCACGCCGAGCGCGCAGGCGGTGGACGCGCAGGATCTGGAGAGCGTCACCGTGGTCGGCAGCTACAGCCGCAGCCTGGAACAGGCCGTCGACATCAAGCGCTACAACGTGGGTTTCTCCGATTCCATCGTCGCCACCGACGTGGCGGACTTTCCCGAGCAGAACCTCGCCGAAGCGCTGCAGCGCATGCCCGGCGTGACCATCGAGCGCAACAAGGGCATGGGCAGCAAGGTCAACGTGCGCGGCCTGCCTTCCGAATACACCCATGTCTCCATCAACGACCTGGCCACCGCCTCCGGCAGCGGCGGGCGCGATGTCGAATTCGACCTGTTCGCCTCGGAGATCATCCAGCAGGTCACCGTACAGAAATCGCCCACCGCCGCCGACGAGGAAGGCGGCATCGCCGGTTCGGTGAAGATCTCCACCGCGCGGCCCTTCGACTACAGCGATCGCAAGCTGGTGTTCTCCGCCGAGGGCGCGCATAACTCGATCTCCGAAGAAACCGACCCCAAGTTCGCCTTCCTGGCCAGCGACACCTGGGGCGACTGGGGCGCACTGGTCTCCTTCGCGCATGCGCAGCGCACCAACCGCACCGACTCCACCTCGGGCATCAACTTCCGCCCGCTGTCGCGCTTCCTGGGCGCCTCCGGCACCCGCGGCTCGCAGGCCGAGGCCGTGGTCGAGCGCGACACCGGCTGGACCATCGACAACCGCGCGGATACCGCAGAAAGCAACCTGATCATCTTCCAGGACAAGGTGGGCGACCGCGTCTACCTCAACGACCAGGAAAAGTGGGGCGCCACCGCCTCGTTGCAGTACCGGCCCAGCAGCACCTTCAGCCTGACGTTCGACGCGATGGTGGGTGGCTACGACACGACCGAAGACGAATACGACGCCGCCGCCTACTCCGCCTCCAGCCGCAGTACGCTGGAAACGATCCACGAGTACGACGACACCACCCTGTCCGAGTACGGCATGCTGGTGCTGCGCGACGTGTCCTACACCGCCACCCAGCATGAGTTCCTCAGCAAGGAGCGCATCAACAAGACCGACTACGGCCAGTACAGCCTGGCGCTGGACTGGAACAACGATCTCTGGGACGTGGAAGCGATGGCCGGCTACTCCGGTGCGGAGAAGACGCTGGACTATTCCAACCTGAAGCACGTCGCCTATGCGCCGTCGCGCACGCGCTGGACCGGCCGCAGCGGCGAGACCATTCCCAGTGCGAGTTCCGCCGGCTTCGACATGTACGCCTCGCCCGAGCGCTACCTGTTCGAGGCGTATGAAACCACGCTGGAGAAGATCGACGACGACAAGTACGCCGCCAAGCTCGACGTCACCCGCAAGCTCGACCTGCCGTTCCTGCCTGCGCTGCGCAGCGTGCAGTTCGGCGGCCGCTACACCGACCGCAGCAAGGAGCGCCAGTACGGCGAACTCAAGATCACCGGTCCGGGCCCCGGCGACACGTCCTGGGTCAATACGCGCACGCTGGCCGACAGCCCGCTGCAATGGATCGGCGACATCGTCCCCGGCGGTGCCTACAGCGTGAAGGACCTCGACTGGCAGCAGGTGTCCAACGACTTCGCCCGCGGCTACTTCCGGTACCCCGGTTTCGCCACGCCGTTCGACGACGCGCAGTACTACCGCGTGGACGAAGAGGTCGCCGCGCTGTACGCGATGACCAACTTCGACTTCACCCTTGGTCGTGTGCCGGTCACGGTGAACGCGGGCGCGCGCTACGTCGACACCTCGGTGGTGTCGTTCGGCTACCACCCGGTGCAGAACCCGGACGGCAGCACCGGCTATACCGACACGCCGGTGTCGAGCGACGGCGGCTACACCGACGTACTGCCCAGCTTCAACCTGACCGCCGAACTCGCCGACGGCCTGCTGCTGCGCGCCGCCGGCTCCGAGACGCTGATCCGTCCGGCACTGACCGACGTGGCCTACAAACGCACCGCCAGCTGGAGCTCGTTCCGCTTCACCGACGGCAACCCGGACCTGAAGCCCACTTACGCTAAACAGTGGGAAATCGGCCTGGAGAAGTACCTGGACAACGGCGGCCTGCTGGCGGCGTCGTACTTCCGCAAGAAGATCGACGGCGTGGTGGTGAACGCGCTGACCGGCGTGGTCGAGGACGTGGCCGTCTACAACGCCAACGGCACGCTCAACGGCTACTACGACTTCGACGTGTACCAGCCGGTGAATGCCAGCGGCTCGTACGACGTGGACGGCATCGAGCTGATCGCCAACCTGCCGCTGTCGGCGCTGCACGCATCCCTGGACGGCTTCGGCATCAATGCCAACTACACGATGCTGGACAGTTCGCTGGCCGGCGAATCCGACCTGGGCATCCGCACGCCGATGCCGGGCCTGGCGGAGAAGACCTGGAACCTGACCGCCTACTACGAGAACCAGCACTTCGATGCGCGCGTGTCGTACAACCACAAGGACGAGTACGTGGAGTCGATCGGCTACAACATGTACCCGATCTGGCGCGACGCCTACGGCCAGCTGGACGTATCGATCGGCTACCGCATCAGCGACCACCTGAAGCTGAGCCTGAAGGGCATCAACCTGACGGACGAAGTGACCAGCGGCTACACCATGGACCCGTCGTTCCCGACGATGTACGAGAAGTCGGGCCGCCGCATCAGCCTGGGCCTGCGCGCGGACTTCTGA
- a CDS encoding pyridoxamine 5'-phosphate oxidase family protein — protein MHTPEELEKKLWKAIKSDRTLMLGLDGAEAGHTRPMTALLEHEGRGPLWIFTATDNQLAQRTRSPQRALATFASMGHDVFASLQGMLVRDDDRAVIDRLWNPFVAAWYEGGKNDPKLALLRFDAEHAEIWLNEQSLLAGVKLLFGVDPKEDYQDKVADVDLRTHPA, from the coding sequence ATGCATACCCCCGAAGAACTGGAAAAGAAGCTCTGGAAAGCAATCAAGTCCGATCGCACCTTGATGCTGGGGCTCGATGGTGCGGAGGCGGGCCATACGCGGCCGATGACCGCGCTGCTGGAACATGAAGGCCGTGGTCCGCTGTGGATCTTCACCGCCACCGACAACCAGCTTGCCCAGCGCACGCGATCCCCGCAGCGCGCATTGGCCACGTTCGCGTCGATGGGACACGATGTGTTCGCCAGCCTGCAAGGCATGTTGGTTCGCGATGATGATCGCGCGGTGATCGATCGCTTGTGGAACCCCTTCGTCGCCGCATGGTACGAGGGCGGCAAGAATGATCCCAAGCTGGCGCTGCTGCGCTTCGATGCCGAACATGCGGAGATATGGCTCAACGAGCAGAGCCTGCTGGCCGGGGTGAAGCTGCTGTTCGGTGTGGACCCCAAGGAGGACTACCAGGACAAAGTGGCCGACGTGGACCTGCGTACGCACCCGGCGTGA
- a CDS encoding 3-dehydroquinate dehydratase: protein MSILVIRGPERHDNLASPARPLPPSVLGALVQRAGCAGQTLAVRSCGSITDVLTALRLANEWGVRATLLDPGALTDHPLLQRAVQGLAHPYVEVHDDLDEGSLPTTAGRRLAVVDGYGARSYALALEIALEQLGYAECECDVHVGT from the coding sequence ATGTCCATTCTCGTCATCCGTGGTCCCGAGCGCCACGACAACCTCGCCTCGCCAGCGCGTCCTCTGCCACCGTCGGTGCTCGGCGCGCTGGTGCAGCGGGCCGGTTGCGCAGGCCAGACGCTGGCCGTGCGCAGTTGCGGCTCCATCACGGACGTGCTGACCGCGCTGCGCCTGGCGAACGAATGGGGTGTGCGCGCCACCCTGCTCGACCCCGGTGCGCTCACCGACCATCCGCTGCTGCAGCGTGCCGTGCAGGGCCTCGCCCATCCGTATGTGGAAGTGCATGACGATCTCGATGAGGGCAGCCTGCCCACCACCGCCGGCCGCCGTCTCGCGGTGGTCGACGGCTACGGCGCGCGCAGCTACGCCCTGGCATTGGAGATCGCACTGGAACAGCTTGGCTACGCAGAATGCGAGTGCGATGTGCACGTCGGCACCTGA
- a CDS encoding sigma-70 family RNA polymerase sigma factor, with amino-acid sequence MAEHALRALTRVFTDQAPALRGFFARRGANDEAEDLVQETYLRLLRAHQGQGEQIANPEAYLFTVALNLAREQAARRQRTPVPMEDVEQVAALVTHAEGVEDATERAQRRQHMQALLATLPARTRAVLVMQYRDGLTYRQIGERLGVSPHMVKKHVVRGLAVCRRAMGTA; translated from the coding sequence TTGGCCGAACACGCGCTCCGCGCACTCACCCGCGTGTTCACGGACCAGGCACCGGCGCTGCGTGGGTTCTTCGCCCGTCGCGGCGCTAACGACGAAGCCGAGGACCTGGTGCAGGAAACCTACCTGCGCCTGTTGCGTGCGCACCAGGGCCAGGGCGAGCAGATCGCCAACCCCGAGGCCTATCTGTTCACCGTGGCGCTGAACCTGGCGCGCGAACAGGCCGCGCGCCGGCAACGCACGCCCGTGCCGATGGAAGATGTCGAGCAGGTGGCGGCCCTGGTCACCCACGCGGAAGGCGTGGAAGACGCGACCGAACGCGCCCAGCGCCGGCAGCACATGCAGGCCCTGCTCGCGACCCTGCCGGCGCGCACGCGCGCCGTCCTCGTCATGCAGTACCGCGACGGCCTGACCTACCGCCAGATCGGCGAGCGCCTGGGCGTATCGCCGCACATGGTGAAGAAACACGTGGTGCGCGGCCTGGCCGTCTGCCGCCGCGCGATGGGGACCGCGTGA